The following coding sequences lie in one Candidatus Nitrospira allomarina genomic window:
- a CDS encoding alpha-E domain-containing protein, with protein sequence MLSRTAESFFWIGRSVERAEYTARFVDVHFHLLTEIATQEDQANIWTRYLEDTGELEAYTKIFGEVQTRPVMEFVTLCRDNPNSLTNLIAAARNSARGIQDQLSSEVWHFMNDFYLSLKGKTELDLWSDTHDLLRYVRNTCYTLDGVVGSTMVHDEGWNFYRLGLNIERGGRTARLIDIPVLSDPTTEPRRISEYHQCLAALKSASAFEAYRKFYSTQLVPKRIVEFLLFHGKFPRSVRYTTAQISKVVERLAGSSRRAETRQAIRLSGALAADLEFGSLQEVYSTGLSHFLTQVLEHFDQLSNLIALAFFRTSGYSTASQSQTQSQTV encoded by the coding sequence ATGTTAAGCCGGACGGCAGAATCGTTTTTCTGGATCGGGCGCTCGGTGGAGCGGGCCGAATACACGGCCAGGTTCGTGGATGTGCATTTTCATTTGCTGACGGAGATTGCGACCCAGGAAGACCAGGCCAATATTTGGACTCGATATTTGGAAGACACCGGTGAACTGGAAGCCTATACCAAAATTTTTGGGGAAGTTCAGACCAGGCCGGTTATGGAATTTGTCACGCTTTGCCGGGACAATCCGAATTCGCTGACAAATCTTATTGCGGCCGCCAGAAACAGCGCCCGCGGGATTCAGGATCAGTTGTCCAGCGAAGTCTGGCATTTTATGAATGATTTTTATCTCAGCCTCAAGGGAAAGACCGAACTTGATCTATGGTCGGATACCCACGATTTGCTCAGGTATGTGCGGAATACCTGCTACACGTTGGACGGGGTTGTCGGGAGCACGATGGTCCACGATGAAGGATGGAACTTTTACCGGTTGGGACTGAATATCGAACGGGGTGGACGGACCGCTCGACTCATTGATATTCCTGTCCTCAGTGATCCCACGACGGAACCCAGGAGAATTTCCGAATATCATCAGTGTTTAGCCGCGTTGAAATCGGCCAGTGCCTTCGAGGCCTATCGGAAATTTTATTCCACACAATTGGTGCCGAAACGAATCGTTGAATTTCTCCTTTTTCATGGTAAATTCCCTCGATCGGTCCGGTATACGACGGCGCAAATCAGTAAAGTCGTGGAACGGCTGGCGGGAAGCAGTCGAAGGGCTGAAACTCGTCAGGCGATCAGATTAAGTGGGGCCTTGGCGGCGGATCTGGAATTCGGCAGTCTGCAAGAGGTCTATTCCACAGGCTTATCGCATTTTCTAACCCAGGTGCTTGAGCATTTTGACCAGCTTTCGAACCTGATCGCCCTGGCATTTTTCCGCACGAGTGGCTATTCCACCGCTTCTCAATCCCAAACTCAATCTCAAACCGTGTAA
- a CDS encoding B12-binding domain-containing radical SAM protein — translation MSDLSVLLVIPPLTQLNTPYPSTAYLTGFLRSQGYRTHQADVGIEMVLALFSRGGLSRVFAELRKASIDELPGEARQMLSLERAYVETINPVISFLQGRNPTLASRICQGTFLPQGPRFSLGSSENQDGKHRAYHQADQAKHLATLYLEDLADLVQATITPHFALSRYAESIAMQANSYDRLEEALAQPLSLTDEWMVDALWRHVDRHQPGVVGFSVPFPGNLYGALRMGQQLRVKRPEIKVVLGGGYPNTELRRMRDPRLFEVVDFVTLDDGERPFLCLLEYLEGKRREPDLCRTFLRSGQNVVWQNGADEPDVSQVEVGTPTYDGLPLNQYISVLDTLNPMHRLWSDGHWNKLTVAHGCYWKQCTFCDVGLDYIGRYEVSPGEMLVDRIEALIAETGRCGFHFVDEAAPPAGLKNLALSLLEREVTISWWGNVRFEPAFTPDLCRLLAASGCIALSAGLEAACDRLLALVKKGITVDQTVRVVQACRDAEILVHAYLMYGIPSETIGETIESLERVRQLFAHDLIQSAFWHRFTTTAHSPIGLHPQAYGIHLIGPAFGGFAENDLVHGDDLASIPEWIGEGLRAALWHYKEGLELTRDVREWFPERVPKPKVKRTWVKQVLESEEREDHSRLERKFVWIGGQPDVDRGNGEQYKIILPNRTTDEEVRLKRGQGEWFLNLIERAVPVHQAGGHRYPIYKEVRAGFPFGGPKGFDKWWQSASAHKARTVGLLLV, via the coding sequence ATGTCTGATTTATCTGTCCTGTTGGTGATTCCTCCTCTGACTCAACTCAATACGCCATATCCGTCCACGGCCTATTTGACGGGGTTTTTGCGGTCACAAGGGTATCGCACGCATCAGGCTGATGTGGGCATTGAAATGGTGTTGGCCCTCTTCTCGCGTGGTGGCCTGAGCCGGGTTTTTGCCGAACTCCGGAAGGCTTCCATTGACGAACTGCCTGGTGAGGCGCGGCAAATGCTGAGTCTGGAGCGGGCGTATGTCGAGACGATTAATCCGGTGATTAGCTTTTTGCAGGGTCGAAATCCCACCTTGGCTTCGCGCATTTGTCAGGGCACCTTCCTTCCCCAAGGTCCACGCTTTTCCTTAGGAAGTTCAGAAAATCAAGATGGGAAACATCGTGCATACCATCAAGCCGACCAGGCCAAGCATCTGGCAACCTTGTATCTTGAAGATCTTGCCGACCTGGTTCAGGCCACCATTACCCCCCACTTTGCGTTGAGCCGCTATGCCGAATCCATTGCCATGCAGGCGAATTCCTATGACCGTCTAGAGGAAGCCTTGGCCCAACCCCTAAGTCTCACTGACGAGTGGATGGTGGACGCGCTCTGGCGGCATGTGGACCGGCATCAGCCCGGTGTCGTCGGGTTTTCGGTGCCGTTTCCAGGCAATCTGTATGGCGCCCTTCGTATGGGTCAACAATTGCGGGTTAAAAGGCCGGAAATCAAAGTCGTGCTTGGGGGAGGATATCCCAATACGGAGTTGCGACGGATGCGGGACCCTCGATTATTTGAAGTCGTTGATTTCGTGACCCTTGATGATGGGGAGCGGCCCTTTCTCTGTCTGTTGGAATACCTGGAAGGAAAACGGAGAGAGCCCGATCTGTGCCGGACCTTTCTTCGTTCAGGTCAGAATGTGGTCTGGCAGAACGGAGCCGATGAGCCGGACGTTTCACAGGTCGAAGTGGGAACCCCGACGTACGATGGATTGCCTCTCAATCAGTATATTTCCGTGTTGGATACGCTGAATCCCATGCATCGGCTCTGGTCTGATGGACATTGGAATAAATTAACGGTGGCGCATGGGTGTTACTGGAAGCAATGTACGTTCTGCGATGTGGGGCTGGATTACATCGGCCGGTATGAAGTTTCACCGGGCGAAATGTTGGTGGATCGGATCGAAGCCCTGATCGCCGAAACGGGACGATGCGGGTTTCACTTTGTGGATGAGGCCGCTCCGCCGGCGGGATTAAAGAATCTGGCGCTATCTCTGCTCGAACGGGAGGTCACCATTTCCTGGTGGGGAAACGTCCGGTTTGAACCGGCGTTTACCCCGGACCTCTGCCGTCTGCTCGCCGCCTCCGGCTGCATTGCCTTGAGCGCCGGTTTGGAAGCGGCGTGTGATCGTCTGCTGGCCTTGGTTAAAAAAGGTATCACCGTTGATCAGACGGTTCGGGTGGTTCAGGCCTGCCGGGACGCGGAGATTCTGGTGCATGCCTATCTCATGTATGGAATTCCCAGTGAGACGATAGGGGAAACTATTGAAAGCCTCGAACGGGTTCGCCAATTATTTGCGCATGACCTCATTCAATCAGCCTTCTGGCATCGGTTTACCACCACCGCCCATAGTCCGATCGGCTTACATCCTCAAGCCTATGGCATTCACCTCATCGGACCGGCATTCGGAGGGTTCGCGGAAAATGATCTGGTTCATGGGGATGACCTGGCATCAATACCGGAATGGATCGGGGAGGGTCTGAGAGCGGCGCTTTGGCATTACAAGGAAGGGTTGGAATTGACCCGGGATGTCCGTGAATGGTTTCCGGAGCGGGTCCCGAAACCAAAGGTTAAACGCACCTGGGTCAAGCAGGTCCTGGAGAGCGAAGAGCGGGAGGATCATTCCAGGTTAGAGCGGAAATTCGTCTGGATCGGCGGGCAGCCGGATGTTGATCGAGGAAATGGCGAACAATACAAAATTATTTTGCCGAATCGAACAACAGATGAAGAAGTGAGGCTGAAGCGAGGCCAAGGGGAATGGTTTCTGAATCTGATCGAGCGTGCCGTGCCCGTGCACCAAGCCGGGGGACATCGGTATCCTATTTATAAAGAAGTTCGGGCGGGCTTTCCGTTTGGCGGACCAAAGGGGTTTGATAAGTGGTGGCAGTCCGCTTCTGCCCACAAAGCCAGAACCGTCGGCCTCCTATTGGTATAA
- a CDS encoding DUF5069 domain-containing protein, protein MTTAQYPRSPKEQVGGLCHLGRFIDKVRMRNAGQIQDYNYLTVGFDKYLLDKLEIKGEDFEKRVLQGGTDAEIADWVKSNGKSLSDAEKAEWNDMVMTFGPKAPMAQKAFDEYKAGLAKKRDVPVESLSHITTWFSLIEHDEGRM, encoded by the coding sequence ATGACCACAGCACAGTATCCACGCAGTCCAAAAGAACAAGTCGGCGGGCTTTGCCATCTCGGACGGTTTATTGACAAAGTCCGGATGCGGAATGCCGGGCAGATTCAAGATTACAATTATCTCACCGTTGGCTTCGATAAATATTTGTTAGATAAATTGGAAATCAAAGGAGAGGATTTTGAAAAGCGCGTGCTGCAAGGCGGGACGGACGCAGAGATTGCCGACTGGGTGAAATCTAACGGGAAAAGCCTGAGCGATGCGGAAAAAGCGGAATGGAATGACATGGTGATGACATTCGGCCCGAAAGCTCCAATGGCGCAGAAAGCCTTCGACGAGTATAAAGCCGGGCTGGCGAAAAAACGTGATGTGCCGGTAGAGTCCCTTTCCCATATCACCACGTGGTTCAGTCTCATCGAACACGACGAAGGCCGGATGTAG
- a CDS encoding amidohydrolase family protein gives MRHRKPLNIQQGYTSASPLPTQVVSSEEFLPPPQSIKQSQVEWLIHQSSKRLSSRLGMNRRDFLKTTGGMALAFLAMNQVFGKFFDVLDVEAAEPQAVQARKGTIPFIFDVQTHYVSSSFNQPGWKEGLLGLRRRAKEMGLNPKLSGDRGTMEDLSLENYIKEVFLDSDTSIGLISTPPGPYPWEAVVPPKEMTHIRDEINRLTASQRMLAHGLVMPQLGKVDLDYMDQQAETFKVDAWKCYTGSPPKGFEHGWWLSDEKIAYPMLEKAQALNISNICAHKGLPLGPVPDYNHPRDILQAAKDFPKLNFLIYHSGFLGTSRINLDVAKKGEVPWTSEFCRLKQKQPKLNNVYMELGSTFGQLVITEPIVCAHLLGQILMAFGEDHLLWGTDSIWYGTPQWQIEAFRRFQIPEELQEKFHYPALTKDLKAKVFGLNAAKLFNINVEATRKEVPKDYLSHIKMAYLDEGPFPSHHAYGWVAT, from the coding sequence ATGAGGCATCGAAAACCCCTCAACATTCAACAAGGATACACCTCGGCCTCACCCCTTCCCACGCAGGTCGTCTCCAGCGAAGAATTTCTTCCGCCCCCACAGTCCATCAAACAAAGCCAGGTCGAGTGGCTGATCCACCAAAGCAGCAAACGGCTGAGCAGCCGCCTCGGCATGAACCGTCGGGATTTCCTGAAAACCACCGGGGGAATGGCACTGGCTTTTTTGGCCATGAATCAGGTGTTTGGAAAATTTTTCGATGTGCTTGACGTTGAAGCGGCGGAACCCCAAGCGGTTCAGGCACGCAAAGGGACCATCCCGTTCATCTTCGATGTGCAAACGCATTACGTCAGTTCCTCCTTCAATCAGCCGGGCTGGAAAGAGGGACTCCTGGGCCTGCGACGGCGGGCAAAAGAGATGGGCTTGAATCCCAAGCTCTCCGGCGATCGTGGAACGATGGAAGACCTGAGCCTGGAAAACTACATCAAAGAAGTCTTTCTGGACAGCGACACTTCTATCGGACTCATCAGCACCCCGCCTGGACCCTATCCATGGGAAGCCGTTGTCCCGCCCAAAGAAATGACCCATATCCGTGATGAAATTAATCGTCTCACCGCTTCCCAACGCATGCTCGCCCATGGGCTGGTCATGCCCCAGTTAGGCAAGGTCGACCTTGATTATATGGACCAGCAAGCGGAGACGTTCAAGGTCGATGCCTGGAAGTGTTATACCGGCTCGCCGCCGAAAGGCTTCGAGCATGGCTGGTGGCTGAGCGATGAAAAGATCGCCTACCCCATGCTGGAAAAAGCGCAGGCCCTCAACATCAGCAACATTTGCGCGCACAAAGGTCTGCCGCTCGGCCCGGTGCCCGATTACAACCATCCACGCGACATCCTGCAGGCCGCGAAAGATTTTCCCAAACTGAATTTCCTGATCTACCATTCCGGATTTCTAGGCACATCTCGTATCAATCTTGACGTAGCCAAAAAAGGTGAGGTTCCCTGGACCAGCGAATTTTGTCGTTTAAAACAGAAGCAACCGAAGCTCAATAATGTGTATATGGAACTGGGCTCCACCTTCGGGCAACTCGTTATCACCGAACCCATCGTCTGCGCCCACCTGCTCGGACAGATTCTTATGGCGTTCGGAGAAGATCATCTTCTCTGGGGAACGGATTCAATTTGGTATGGCACGCCCCAATGGCAGATCGAAGCCTTCCGGCGGTTTCAAATTCCAGAAGAACTCCAGGAAAAGTTCCACTACCCGGCCCTGACCAAGGATCTCAAAGCCAAAGTCTTTGGTCTGAATGCCGCCAAACTATTTAACATAAATGTCGAAGCCACACGGAAGGAAGTACCGAAGGATTATCTCAGCCACATCAAAATGGCCTATCTGGATGAAGGCCCCTTCCCCAGCCACCACGCCTACGGATGGGTGGCTACCTAA
- a CDS encoding transporter substrate-binding domain-containing protein, with the protein MHTHQRSCRTLLNCFAAVLCWSLIILPTARAESPPKSSSSPSPDSQPGTLQHVIENKKLRVGVSLFPPWTLKDSNDQLTGFEIDIARQLAKDLGVQAEFHVFEWQNIVPALLDRKIDIITAGMVITPQRALKVNFSDPYDSAGIGLVTNIPLTKTFRGPQDLNQPEVIITAVTGTVAEDLARRVFPKATIKTFASSQDAIQALTSGKVHGYVEHEPITTFVALEHPKTVDEPLSKPLLETKMGFAVNKGDPDFTHFLNAWIISHNADTWLDSAHKYWFEGVEWRKDVGTNP; encoded by the coding sequence ATGCACACACACCAACGGTCTTGTCGCACTCTACTGAATTGTTTCGCAGCCGTCCTCTGCTGGTCCCTCATCATTCTGCCAACAGCCCGGGCGGAGTCCCCCCCCAAATCCTCATCAAGCCCATCTCCTGACAGCCAACCCGGCACCCTCCAACATGTGATTGAGAACAAGAAATTACGAGTGGGTGTCTCGTTGTTCCCCCCCTGGACCCTCAAAGACAGCAATGACCAATTAACGGGCTTTGAAATCGATATCGCCCGTCAATTAGCCAAAGACCTCGGAGTCCAAGCAGAGTTTCATGTCTTTGAATGGCAGAATATTGTGCCGGCTCTCCTGGATCGGAAAATCGATATTATTACGGCCGGCATGGTCATTACCCCGCAACGTGCACTAAAAGTCAACTTCAGCGACCCCTATGATTCTGCCGGGATCGGACTGGTCACCAATATTCCGTTAACGAAAACTTTTCGTGGTCCCCAGGACCTGAATCAACCGGAGGTTATCATCACCGCCGTGACCGGAACCGTGGCGGAAGATCTTGCCCGTCGCGTATTTCCCAAAGCCACAATTAAAACCTTTGCCTCCAGTCAGGATGCCATACAGGCCCTCACAAGCGGAAAGGTCCATGGCTACGTCGAACACGAGCCCATTACGACCTTTGTGGCGCTGGAACATCCCAAAACCGTGGATGAACCATTATCGAAACCGTTGCTCGAGACCAAGATGGGGTTTGCGGTCAACAAAGGAGACCCCGACTTCACTCACTTTCTCAACGCGTGGATTATCAGCCATAACGCCGATACCTGGTTGGACTCCGCTCACAAATACTGGTTCGAGGGAGTCGAGTGGAGAAAGGATGTGGGCACGAACCCATGA
- a CDS encoding cobyric acid synthase, which produces MKRALAILGTGSDVGKSLVTAGLCRLLHRAGVRVAPFKAQNMSLNSFVTTDGGEMGRAQVLQAQACGLAPHVDMNPILLKPEADAKSQVIVQGQVWRSQNARDYFERKSQLVEFVKGSYDRLSKQYDVMVIEGAGSAAEMNLRDRDIVNWPIVEMADAAVVLVADIDRGGVFAQVIGTMDLLASEERQRVIGVVINKFRGDLTLFKDGVTIIEERTGVPVLGVLPYLRDLELDQEDSVDIDRLRKTSFEADTVNIAVVLLPHMSNFTDFNQVAAEPDVALRFVASPQELFGADAVILPGSKTTIADLEYLRKGGFEEALMAHVQRGNEMMGVCGGFQMLGKEITDPQHVETGGSTKGLGLLEVETELLAHKKTVQVRARSVPESWGHEYLVEGYEIHMGNTRTVHRIPSCFRILTGQVPRSVDEPESRVDGAMSLDGRVWGTYIHGVFDQPEFRRQWLNRVRVRKGLAPLGLEISEEVSQRMSQALNRWADHLEAHLDVKLIFSALGLEGSSPDRPHTSK; this is translated from the coding sequence ATGAAGCGGGCATTAGCTATATTGGGAACGGGCTCCGATGTGGGAAAAAGTCTGGTCACGGCGGGCTTGTGTCGATTATTGCATCGGGCTGGAGTCAGAGTGGCCCCGTTTAAAGCACAAAATATGTCGCTGAATTCCTTTGTCACGACGGATGGAGGAGAGATGGGAAGGGCTCAAGTGCTTCAGGCTCAGGCCTGTGGGTTGGCTCCGCATGTGGACATGAATCCGATTTTGTTGAAGCCGGAGGCCGACGCCAAATCTCAAGTGATTGTTCAAGGACAAGTGTGGCGAAGTCAGAATGCCCGGGATTATTTCGAGCGGAAATCCCAGTTGGTTGAATTTGTGAAAGGGAGTTATGACCGGCTGTCCAAGCAGTATGACGTGATGGTGATTGAAGGGGCGGGGAGTGCCGCAGAAATGAATCTGCGGGATCGCGATATTGTGAACTGGCCGATAGTCGAGATGGCCGATGCGGCAGTGGTGTTAGTGGCGGATATCGATCGGGGGGGCGTGTTTGCGCAGGTCATCGGCACGATGGATTTATTAGCGTCGGAAGAACGGCAGCGGGTGATCGGGGTTGTCATTAATAAATTTCGGGGGGATCTGACGTTGTTTAAAGATGGTGTCACCATTATAGAAGAACGCACGGGCGTCCCGGTGTTAGGCGTATTGCCGTATCTACGAGATCTGGAATTGGATCAAGAGGACAGCGTAGATATTGATCGATTGCGAAAGACGTCTTTTGAGGCAGATACCGTCAATATCGCAGTGGTGTTGCTGCCTCATATGAGCAACTTTACGGATTTTAATCAGGTGGCTGCGGAACCGGATGTGGCGCTTCGCTTTGTGGCGTCACCCCAGGAGCTTTTTGGGGCGGATGCCGTTATTCTGCCGGGAAGCAAAACGACGATTGCCGATTTGGAATATCTGCGGAAGGGTGGATTCGAAGAGGCGCTTATGGCGCATGTTCAACGTGGAAACGAGATGATGGGTGTCTGTGGGGGATTTCAGATGCTAGGCAAAGAGATCACGGATCCACAGCATGTGGAAACCGGCGGTTCGACGAAAGGATTGGGGTTGCTGGAAGTCGAGACTGAATTGCTTGCTCACAAAAAAACCGTGCAAGTCCGTGCCCGCTCCGTACCGGAGTCCTGGGGGCATGAATATCTGGTTGAGGGGTATGAAATTCATATGGGGAACACGAGGACTGTGCATCGCATTCCGTCCTGCTTTCGGATTCTTACGGGTCAGGTGCCACGTTCTGTTGATGAGCCAGAATCAAGAGTCGATGGAGCGATGAGTCTGGACGGGCGCGTCTGGGGGACCTACATTCATGGGGTCTTTGACCAACCGGAATTTCGTCGTCAATGGTTGAATCGGGTCCGGGTTCGCAAGGGTCTCGCGCCCCTTGGCTTGGAAATTTCAGAGGAGGTTTCACAGCGAATGTCACAGGCATTGAATCGTTGGGCTGACCATCTAGAGGCCCATCTTGATGTGAAACTCATTTTTTCAGCATTGGGGTTAGAGGGTTCTTCTCCAGACCGGCCCCATACATCGAAATGA
- a CDS encoding YihY/virulence factor BrkB family protein, whose translation MRYDQKFLWKLDEPGHHKSAWPRRPGSWWALAKEVWAASCEDDVFGRAAQLGFYFLLAAFPAMLGVTSLIGMLPRQVVVPNVMPYAREVLPAESLVLVERYVEQMIQGSGGGLFSLSLLGSLWAASWGMMAIINTLNAVYGVKETRPIWKAGITAVLLTLGAAVFFITSLILILAGEEVSQWVTAVTGFEWWSTLGWPLLQWPIIVFLMLMAINLVYYWAPNSDQEWQWMKPGSMLAVFLWIILSLGLKFYVENFINYNAVYGPITGVIILMMWLYVGGLTLLIGGELNFILKRPDTMDGSVSSEN comes from the coding sequence ATGAGGTACGATCAAAAATTTTTATGGAAACTTGATGAGCCGGGGCATCATAAATCGGCTTGGCCCAGAAGGCCTGGGAGCTGGTGGGCATTGGCGAAAGAGGTGTGGGCCGCCTCATGCGAAGACGATGTGTTTGGACGGGCGGCACAACTGGGATTTTATTTTTTGTTAGCGGCATTTCCCGCCATGTTGGGAGTGACGTCGCTCATTGGCATGTTACCCAGACAGGTGGTCGTCCCCAATGTCATGCCATACGCCCGGGAAGTACTTCCCGCAGAATCCTTGGTCCTTGTTGAACGCTATGTCGAACAGATGATTCAGGGCAGTGGGGGAGGACTGTTTTCCCTGAGTCTTCTCGGTTCACTGTGGGCGGCTTCCTGGGGAATGATGGCGATTATCAATACCTTAAATGCTGTCTATGGGGTAAAAGAAACCCGACCGATTTGGAAAGCCGGGATCACTGCCGTCTTGCTGACGCTAGGGGCTGCGGTGTTTTTTATCACCTCGTTAATCCTGATTCTGGCCGGTGAAGAAGTAAGTCAATGGGTAACAGCAGTGACGGGGTTTGAGTGGTGGTCAACGCTAGGTTGGCCCCTGTTGCAGTGGCCGATCATTGTGTTTCTTATGCTGATGGCTATTAACCTGGTCTATTATTGGGCGCCGAACAGCGATCAGGAATGGCAGTGGATGAAACCGGGCTCCATGCTTGCGGTTTTTCTCTGGATTATCCTATCCCTGGGGCTAAAATTTTATGTGGAGAATTTTATTAATTACAACGCGGTCTATGGACCCATTACGGGAGTGATTATCCTGATGATGTGGCTGTATGTCGGTGGGCTGACTCTTTTGATCGGTGGAGAGCTTAACTTCATCCTCAAACGTCCTGACACCATGGATGGATCTGTTTCGTCAGAAAACTGA
- a CDS encoding ABC transporter substrate-binding protein, whose translation MKNRVQSSRLCKPWGFFILSLCVRHMVLGFVAWWAIFHCAFSSDVVLAFEGETMKRRQQGILTGMPFMANVAPRTFVDDLGRKLYLAKIPQRIVSLAPSVTEILFAIGLNEEVVGVTEFCDFPPEALTKPKVGYATPNLESIVSLQPQLVLAPRSFLRVDLLNKLEQLKIPTFIFDPHTVEDIFAHIQLLGRMVGHSEEANAQAALMRKQLSNLSNRLADLPRPSLLYVLNSEPLITVGPGSFIHRLIELAGGRNAADQASAPYPRLTMEEVLRQNPDILLFPSGRQEGIPQSEQDAWRRWTTLSAVQHGKLFEVDSDLLNRPGPRIIEGLKELVKILHPEVYQDEMSN comes from the coding sequence ATGAAGAATCGGGTGCAATCCTCAAGGTTGTGTAAGCCTTGGGGATTTTTTATTTTGAGCCTCTGTGTTCGCCATATGGTCTTGGGATTCGTGGCCTGGTGGGCGATTTTTCACTGCGCGTTTTCGAGTGATGTGGTGTTGGCCTTTGAGGGAGAGACGATGAAACGGCGCCAACAGGGTATTTTAACGGGTATGCCCTTCATGGCCAATGTGGCTCCACGCACGTTTGTCGATGATCTTGGCCGAAAGCTCTATCTGGCCAAAATCCCTCAGCGTATTGTCTCCCTTGCCCCAAGTGTGACGGAAATTCTTTTTGCCATCGGGTTGAATGAGGAAGTCGTGGGGGTGACCGAATTCTGCGATTTCCCTCCCGAGGCCTTGACCAAGCCGAAGGTGGGTTATGCCACTCCCAATCTTGAGAGTATTGTGAGTCTGCAACCCCAACTGGTCTTGGCGCCTCGATCGTTCCTGCGTGTGGACCTTCTCAATAAATTGGAACAATTGAAGATTCCCACCTTTATTTTTGACCCGCATACGGTTGAAGACATTTTTGCCCACATTCAGTTGTTAGGACGCATGGTCGGTCATTCTGAAGAAGCCAATGCCCAGGCTGCCCTCATGCGGAAACAATTAAGCAACCTATCAAATCGATTGGCGGATCTGCCTCGCCCCTCATTGTTGTATGTCTTGAATTCCGAACCTTTGATCACCGTGGGCCCCGGTAGTTTTATTCACCGCCTCATTGAACTGGCGGGTGGCAGAAATGCGGCGGATCAGGCGAGCGCACCGTATCCGCGTCTGACAATGGAAGAAGTCTTGCGACAAAATCCGGATATCCTCCTCTTTCCGTCCGGTCGGCAGGAAGGGATTCCTCAGTCTGAGCAGGATGCCTGGCGACGGTGGACAACGCTTTCCGCAGTCCAACACGGCAAGTTGTTTGAAGTGGACAGCGACCTCCTGAATCGTCCTGGCCCACGAATTATTGAAGGGCTGAAGGAATTAGTGAAGATCCTGCATCCGGAGGTCTATCAGGATGAAATGTCGAATTGA
- a CDS encoding FecCD family ABC transporter permease, whose translation MAKVPPFTISPSSKVSSKWGQESPPLPFAISSLPTLTIRGWLVSVGISLVLAVLALLLCLGFGTEPIPFSRIWSILVGTLPGAESSRAGTDPTTVILLQVRLPRLLLAFFVGGSLAMVGVALQALLRNPLADPFIIGISSGAALGAAIALLFGVGISVLSVSALPVCAFAGALLSLVIMYRISSVGFGFSIYTLLLAGVVLNAIFSAFIMFLTSVADPNRAFGMYAWLMGSLTGPDYPTLGVLALYLGMGLMILATQAQSLNLLTLGEETARSLGVEVERVKKLVFVAAALLTGAVVSFSGIIGFVGLIVPHAVRLVLSADHRLLLPAAGFVGGMFLMLADTVARTALSPSEFPVGVVTALVGGPVFLYLLTTRNLRVGR comes from the coding sequence ATGGCAAAAGTTCCGCCATTCACCATTTCCCCATCTTCAAAGGTGTCGAGTAAGTGGGGTCAGGAATCTCCGCCCTTGCCATTCGCGATATCATCATTGCCCACCCTGACGATCCGGGGCTGGCTCGTGTCTGTGGGTATCTCGTTGGTATTGGCTGTCTTGGCACTTCTCCTCTGTCTGGGTTTTGGGACCGAGCCGATTCCCTTCTCACGGATCTGGTCCATTCTGGTTGGGACACTGCCGGGGGCCGAGTCCAGTCGTGCCGGGACAGATCCGACAACGGTCATTCTGCTTCAGGTTCGTTTGCCACGGCTGCTATTGGCCTTTTTCGTTGGGGGTAGTCTGGCGATGGTCGGCGTCGCACTACAGGCCTTGTTGCGAAATCCCCTGGCCGATCCGTTTATCATCGGGATCTCCAGCGGAGCGGCGTTAGGGGCGGCGATTGCGCTGTTGTTTGGCGTGGGAATTTCTGTCTTGAGTGTGTCGGCTTTGCCGGTATGTGCCTTTGCCGGGGCGTTACTGTCTTTGGTGATCATGTATCGGATTTCATCCGTGGGGTTTGGCTTTTCGATTTATACGTTATTGTTGGCCGGGGTTGTGCTGAATGCGATTTTTTCCGCGTTCATCATGTTTCTGACCAGTGTGGCTGATCCCAATCGGGCGTTCGGGATGTATGCCTGGTTGATGGGATCGTTAACCGGTCCTGATTATCCCACACTTGGTGTCCTGGCGTTATATCTTGGAATGGGTTTGATGATTTTGGCGACGCAAGCGCAATCGTTGAATCTTCTGACCCTTGGCGAGGAAACGGCCCGATCCTTAGGGGTGGAAGTTGAGCGAGTCAAAAAACTGGTGTTTGTTGCCGCGGCGCTTCTGACCGGGGCGGTGGTGAGTTTTAGCGGGATCATCGGGTTTGTGGGGCTGATCGTGCCGCATGCCGTCCGCCTGGTTTTGAGTGCCGATCATCGTCTTTTACTCCCGGCTGCGGGATTTGTGGGAGGCATGTTTCTGATGTTGGCTGATACTGTGGCGCGGACGGCCCTGAGTCCAAGTGAATTTCCTGTCGGTGTGGTGACGGCACTGGTGGGGGGACCGGTGTTTTTATACCTACTCACCACTCGTAACCTGCGGGTGGGGAGGTGA